From one Formosa sediminum genomic stretch:
- a CDS encoding DEAD/DEAH box helicase: protein MSKSFSKLGIQEVLLQALSDLKITTPTPIQSKTIPLILNASKDIVALAKTGTGKTATFGLPLLQIIDSESPTLQALILAPTRELGQQIVSNLTHLAKYSPAISIASIFGGVPLKPQIERLEKPTQIIVATPGRLVDLVSRKTIDITSISYLILDEADEVLSAHKEDVEFIIKTIPKSRRTLLFTATLPGALKQLIQNYMSKNVLHIEADMDTVGHQGIDHHYIVVKPIEKLDVLLHFLKSKEGQRGIIFCKTKAAVNKLAKNLAINKFSSGAIHGSLTQGIRDRVMGQFRAGYIDILVATDLAARGIDVKDVAFVINYHLPDVYETYVHRSGRTARAGANGLSLTILQEEEVHEIADFENELGITFSEIKKANAQSIEENNALIWANKIFKTKPNRDLSEDFRHKIHQTFHHLTKEELVDKILSQYITEHTETISKDTNPKKKTSR, encoded by the coding sequence ATGTCTAAATCCTTTTCTAAATTAGGAATACAAGAAGTATTGCTTCAAGCTTTATCCGATTTAAAGATTACTACTCCAACACCTATACAAAGTAAAACCATTCCTTTAATTTTAAATGCTTCAAAAGATATTGTGGCTTTGGCTAAAACTGGAACAGGAAAAACAGCTACATTTGGTTTACCCTTATTACAAATTATAGATTCGGAATCTCCAACTTTACAAGCTTTAATATTAGCACCAACACGAGAATTAGGACAGCAAATAGTTTCAAATTTAACTCATTTGGCAAAATATAGTCCTGCGATTTCTATAGCATCTATTTTTGGAGGAGTACCTTTAAAACCTCAAATAGAGCGATTAGAAAAACCAACTCAGATTATAGTTGCAACACCTGGCCGATTGGTAGATTTAGTATCCCGAAAGACCATAGATATCACATCCATCTCGTATTTGATTTTAGATGAAGCAGATGAAGTGTTAAGTGCACACAAAGAAGATGTAGAGTTTATAATTAAAACTATTCCTAAATCTAGAAGGACATTACTATTTACAGCAACTTTACCAGGTGCACTCAAACAACTCATACAAAATTACATGTCTAAAAACGTGCTTCACATTGAAGCAGACATGGATACCGTTGGACATCAAGGAATCGATCATCATTATATAGTTGTAAAACCTATAGAAAAACTAGACGTTTTACTTCATTTTTTAAAGTCTAAGGAAGGACAACGTGGTATTATTTTTTGTAAAACTAAAGCTGCAGTAAACAAATTGGCTAAAAACTTAGCGATTAATAAGTTTTCTTCGGGAGCTATTCATGGAAGTTTAACACAGGGGATTCGAGATCGCGTTATGGGACAATTTAGAGCGGGCTATATAGATATTTTAGTAGCCACAGATTTAGCAGCTCGTGGGATAGATGTAAAAGATGTGGCCTTTGTAATTAATTACCATTTACCAGACGTTTATGAAACTTACGTGCACCGAAGCGGAAGAACGGCTAGAGCAGGAGCTAATGGCTTATCTTTAACGATACTTCAAGAAGAAGAAGTACATGAAATAGCAGATTTCGAGAATGAATTAGGTATTACATTTTCTGAAATTAAAAAAGCTAATGCTCAATCTATAGAAGAAAATAACGCTTTAATTTGGGCCAATAAAATTTTTAAAACAAAACCTAATCGTGATCTATCCGAAGATTTTAGACACAAGATTCATCAAACATTTCATCACTTAACTAAAGAAGAGTTAGTCGATAAAATTTTGTCTCAATATATTACAGAGCATACAGAAACAATCTCTAAAGATACAAATCCTAAAAAGAAAACATCTAGATAA
- a CDS encoding sensor histidine kinase, with protein MNKLIRFGAQIGLLLTIWLILWSGQFWKTPFILENISAFIAQILVVLFLIYIAAPKYLFTKRYLHFIGISVLILILANLAVSYFSPQIIEPIPRLRGMNMPPDDMNPREPHRPPSEFLTQSLLIVLSYILATVIEVIYYNQKNEEALIKSKAQTLNTELKLLKSQINPHFLFNALNNIYALSGIDTEKTQKSISYLSDMLRYVLYECEQPLVSLQKEMDYIDNYIKLFRLKSSKTYPIKTEFNVSNPNIMLSPMLLIPFVENAFKHSNIEKIKDTFITIYIETTAQSILFKIENSIPEAPVNKDELGGIGLENVKKRLAIIYPNTHELKITTVNNTFSVSLKLEQHV; from the coding sequence ATGAATAAATTAATACGTTTTGGAGCACAAATTGGTTTGTTACTTACCATTTGGCTTATTTTATGGTCTGGACAATTCTGGAAAACGCCATTTATTTTAGAAAACATTTCTGCTTTTATTGCCCAAATTTTAGTCGTTTTATTTCTGATATATATTGCTGCTCCAAAATATTTATTCACGAAAAGGTACTTACATTTTATAGGTATTTCTGTTTTAATTTTAATTTTAGCAAACTTAGCTGTATCCTATTTTTCACCACAAATAATTGAACCTATCCCACGTTTACGTGGTATGAATATGCCTCCAGATGATATGAATCCTCGAGAACCTCATAGACCACCATCTGAATTTCTTACCCAAAGTTTACTTATAGTTTTATCTTATATTCTTGCTACTGTTATTGAAGTTATTTATTACAATCAAAAAAATGAAGAAGCGTTAATTAAAAGTAAAGCGCAAACACTTAATACCGAATTAAAACTTTTAAAATCTCAAATAAATCCACATTTTCTATTTAATGCATTAAATAATATTTATGCCTTATCTGGTATAGATACAGAAAAAACACAAAAAAGTATTAGTTATTTATCCGATATGCTTCGTTATGTCTTATACGAGTGTGAACAACCTCTAGTATCGCTTCAAAAAGAGATGGATTATATCGATAACTACATCAAGCTTTTTAGATTAAAAAGTAGTAAAACATATCCAATTAAAACAGAATTTAATGTCTCTAATCCCAATATTATGTTGTCGCCAATGTTATTAATACCATTTGTAGAAAATGCATTTAAACATTCTAATATTGAAAAAATTAAAGATACTTTTATAACCATTTATATTGAAACAACAGCACAAAGTATTCTGTTTAAAATTGAAAACAGTATACCCGAAGCTCCAGTAAATAAGGATGAGTTAGGAGGTATTGGTTTAGAAAATGTAAAAAAACGTTTGGCAATAATTTACCCAAACACTCACGAGTTAAAAATTACAACTGTAAATAACACCTTTAGTGTGTCTTTAAAATTAGAACAACATGTTTAA
- a CDS encoding LytR/AlgR family response regulator transcription factor: MFKCLIIDDEELARTLIESYLKKLDFLELHGSYESPLDAIGTLKEKTIDVIFLDIQMPDLKGTVFAKMIPAETKVIFTTAYSDYAIQGFELDALDYLLKPITFERFLKAVNKLKINNTDTVKSEYITVKSGYDLHKIKLVDINYIESDSEYVVFHLNGRKIMSYQTLKSLEKTLPKTLFLRVHRSYIVNTEKVTGLKGRDLLLNEISIPVSDSYYDTVKSKLF, from the coding sequence ATGTTTAAATGCTTAATCATAGACGACGAAGAATTAGCTAGAACTTTAATAGAAAGTTATTTAAAAAAACTTGATTTTTTAGAATTACACGGCAGTTACGAGAGCCCGTTAGATGCTATTGGAACCTTAAAAGAAAAGACTATCGATGTAATTTTTTTAGACATACAAATGCCTGATTTAAAAGGTACAGTTTTTGCTAAAATGATTCCAGCAGAAACTAAAGTTATTTTTACTACGGCTTATTCAGATTATGCTATACAAGGATTTGAACTTGATGCTCTGGATTATTTATTAAAACCTATTACGTTTGAACGTTTCTTAAAAGCTGTTAACAAACTAAAAATAAACAATACAGACACTGTTAAATCTGAATACATTACAGTTAAATCCGGATACGATTTACATAAAATAAAATTAGTAGATATAAATTATATTGAAAGTGATAGCGAATATGTTGTTTTTCATCTAAACGGTCGGAAAATTATGAGTTATCAGACTTTAAAATCTCTTGAAAAAACCTTACCAAAAACCCTTTTTCTACGAGTACATCGTTCATACATCGTAAATACTGAAAAAGTAACAGGATTAAAAGGACGTGATTTACTCTTAAATGAAATTAGTATTCCCGTAAGTGATTCTTATTACGACACTGTAAAGTCTAAATTATTTTAA
- a CDS encoding EamA family transporter, which yields MSKPRKGILIILSFFAIYVIWGSTYLMNKIVVTEVAPFLLAAIRFLSAGTLIMVIAKILKFSLKITKAQFINCVIAGFLFLFYGNGIFVWALKYVDSGFAALIVATQPLFVIILMRILQGKKIQSKSLMGVGLGLVGMYLLISQDTLVLSEESSIGIAVIFSCVLGISFASIFVSRANLPSHFFVTTGYQMLTAGTLLLIGSLVLDETWTSPLEWSGKAQLAMILLIVFGSIVAFTAFNFLLKEVSTEKVATSAYVNPVIALLLGWYVLNETISVQSLIAGAVLLTGVYFINSKKKIVIFSRFKKN from the coding sequence ATGAGTAAACCTCGCAAAGGCATCTTAATAATTCTTTCATTTTTTGCTATTTATGTGATTTGGGGATCTACCTATTTAATGAATAAGATTGTGGTTACTGAAGTTGCTCCCTTTTTATTAGCGGCCATTCGGTTTTTAAGTGCAGGAACTTTAATTATGGTAATAGCTAAAATATTAAAGTTTTCGTTAAAAATTACAAAAGCCCAATTTATAAATTGTGTAATTGCAGGTTTTTTGTTTTTGTTTTACGGTAACGGAATTTTTGTTTGGGCATTAAAATATGTCGATAGTGGTTTCGCAGCTTTAATAGTTGCTACACAGCCGTTATTTGTAATAATTTTAATGCGTATACTTCAAGGTAAAAAAATACAATCCAAATCGTTAATGGGAGTGGGTTTAGGCTTGGTAGGTATGTATTTGCTTATTAGTCAGGATACTTTAGTACTTAGTGAAGAGAGTAGTATAGGTATAGCTGTTATATTTTCTTGTGTGTTAGGGATAAGCTTTGCTAGTATTTTTGTGTCTAGGGCCAATTTACCATCTCATTTTTTTGTTACAACAGGTTACCAAATGTTAACTGCAGGAACGCTATTATTAATAGGTAGTTTAGTTTTAGACGAAACTTGGACAAGTCCGCTAGAATGGAGTGGTAAAGCACAACTAGCCATGATTTTATTAATTGTTTTTGGTAGTATAGTGGCTTTTACAGCTTTTAACTTTCTATTAAAAGAAGTCTCTACCGAAAAAGTAGCGACTTCAGCTTATGTAAATCCAGTAATAGCATTACTGCTTGGGTGGTATGTTTTAAATGAAACGATAAGTGTACAGTCCTTAATTGCAGGAGCAGTTTTACTTACTGGTGTTTATTTTATTAATTCTAAAAAAAAGATCGTTATTTTTTCAAGATTCAAAAAGAATTAA
- a CDS encoding DMT family transporter: protein MQLKDSIKLMLLSTLAFACMNGAVKYLDNIGAFQIVFFRSLGSLFFTFGYLLKNNIPLVGKNNKLLVLRGLVGLTSMALFFMSTKYLPIGTAVSLRYLAPIFAAIFAVLILREKIFPLQWIFFVFAFLGVVILKGFDSDLDTFGLIIILISAVFSGLVYIIISKIGKSEHPVVVVNYFMIISAIVGGLLSINSWVTPVGMQWLFLGLLGVFGYFGQLLMTKAFQNAQTNQVAPIKYVEVIFTMILGVVVFGESYPFWSIFGIVLIIVSLIANIIYKDKKAKKLASQNAKS from the coding sequence ATGCAATTAAAAGACTCTATAAAATTAATGCTATTAAGTACTTTAGCTTTTGCTTGTATGAATGGCGCAGTAAAATATTTAGATAATATTGGAGCCTTTCAAATTGTGTTTTTTAGATCTTTAGGTTCTTTGTTTTTTACGTTTGGGTATCTATTAAAAAATAACATTCCTTTAGTAGGTAAAAATAATAAATTACTTGTTTTAAGAGGTTTAGTAGGCTTAACTTCTATGGCTTTATTTTTTATGTCTACTAAATATTTGCCAATAGGCACAGCGGTATCTTTAAGGTATTTAGCACCTATTTTTGCAGCTATTTTTGCTGTCTTAATCTTAAGAGAAAAAATTTTTCCTTTACAATGGATTTTCTTTGTCTTTGCGTTTTTAGGTGTGGTTATTTTAAAAGGTTTTGATTCGGATTTAGATACATTTGGATTAATTATAATTCTTATTTCGGCAGTATTTAGTGGTTTGGTTTACATTATTATAAGTAAAATAGGTAAGTCAGAACATCCTGTAGTTGTAGTTAATTATTTTATGATTATTTCTGCAATAGTAGGTGGGTTACTAAGTATAAATAGTTGGGTTACACCGGTAGGTATGCAATGGTTATTTCTAGGATTGTTAGGTGTATTTGGCTATTTTGGACAGTTGTTAATGACTAAAGCATTTCAAAATGCCCAAACCAATCAGGTTGCACCAATAAAATATGTAGAAGTTATTTTTACTATGATTCTTGGTGTGGTAGTGTTTGGAGAATCGTATCCATTTTGGTCTATTTTTGGTATAGTGTTAATTATTGTTTCTCTTATAGCAAACATTATTTATAAAGATAAAAAGGCTAAGAAATTAGCTTCACAAAATGCTAAATCTTAG
- a CDS encoding MBL fold metallo-hydrolase: MLKRILRKMGIIIGISVAVLLLVGLIFLYTSPEFGARPTSDQEILFKTTNHYENGKFINLGYVDMQMSVQNFGKMLIGYLNQQQKTIPKRPLKVENIIASDLINYHGSTRMFWFGHSTFLLQIQTKNILIDPMFGAVPAPHPMLGTKRFSEHLPITIEHLPHIDAVIISHDHYDHLDYGSIIKLKDKVDHFYTPLGVGAHLESWGIPKHQIHELDWWQETQFENLTFACTPAQHFSGRGLTDKGKTLWSSWVIKSNNDNIFFSGDSGYGPHFKTIGDKYGPFDFAMIECGQYNTLWHEIHMYPEETAQAAIDVKAKHMMPIHWGAFKLAMHSWTEPVERLEEAAKTLQLDVITPRIGAPILLENTTENTQKWWK; the protein is encoded by the coding sequence ATGTTAAAACGTATTTTAAGAAAAATGGGAATCATAATTGGAATTAGTGTAGCAGTATTGCTATTGGTAGGACTTATATTTTTATATACCAGTCCAGAATTTGGGGCAAGACCTACAAGTGATCAAGAAATATTATTTAAAACAACCAATCATTATGAAAATGGGAAGTTTATAAATTTAGGGTATGTAGATATGCAAATGAGTGTTCAAAATTTTGGAAAAATGTTAATAGGATATTTAAATCAGCAGCAAAAGACAATCCCTAAACGCCCTTTAAAAGTAGAAAATATAATTGCTTCAGATTTAATAAACTATCACGGAAGTACACGTATGTTTTGGTTTGGTCATTCAACATTTTTACTTCAAATACAAACTAAAAATATATTAATAGACCCCATGTTTGGCGCTGTACCAGCACCTCATCCTATGTTAGGTACAAAACGATTTAGTGAGCATTTACCAATAACTATAGAACATTTACCACATATTGATGCCGTAATAATTTCTCACGATCATTACGATCATTTAGATTATGGCAGTATTATTAAACTTAAAGACAAGGTAGATCACTTTTATACGCCTTTAGGTGTTGGTGCACATTTAGAATCTTGGGGAATACCTAAACATCAGATTCATGAACTCGATTGGTGGCAAGAGACACAATTTGAAAATCTAACTTTTGCATGTACTCCAGCACAACATTTCTCTGGACGAGGGCTTACAGATAAAGGTAAAACATTGTGGAGCTCGTGGGTTATTAAATCTAATAATGATAATATTTTCTTTAGTGGAGATAGTGGTTATGGACCTCATTTTAAAACTATAGGTGATAAATACGGACCATTTGATTTTGCCATGATAGAATGTGGTCAATATAATACTTTATGGCACGAAATACATATGTACCCAGAAGAAACTGCACAAGCTGCAATAGATGTTAAAGCTAAGCACATGATGCCTATTCATTGGGGAGCATTTAAATTAGCAATGCACAGTTGGACAGAACCAGTTGAACGTTTAGAAGAAGCTGCAAAAACACTTCAATTAGATGTAATTACTCCACGTATTGGAGCGCCTATTTTATTGGAAAATACAACTGAAAACACTCAAAAATGGTGGAAATAA
- a CDS encoding TetR/AcrR family transcriptional regulator — translation MKQKDEFKREAIINVTIDMVYTNGFAGVKMAQIAKKVDISPSTLYVYFKSKNDLISSIATDLLKKITQTSQNQMHSDLPFKLKFKAIWLFYVNFEINNRKEMSFINQVKQSPYYKMIPLEIRNLKSSLVLDLLDEGKRQGLIKNLDNSILAALLSAFLTETVKLIDSKTLQLNEAETNTMFLLAWDAIKN, via the coding sequence GTGAAACAAAAAGACGAGTTTAAACGAGAGGCTATTATTAATGTAACCATAGATATGGTTTACACGAATGGTTTTGCGGGAGTTAAAATGGCTCAAATAGCTAAAAAAGTAGATATTTCGCCTTCAACTTTATATGTGTATTTTAAAAGTAAAAATGATTTAATTAGTAGTATTGCAACGGATTTACTAAAAAAAATCACACAAACTAGTCAAAATCAAATGCATAGTGATTTACCGTTTAAGCTTAAATTTAAAGCCATTTGGTTGTTTTATGTCAACTTCGAAATTAATAATCGTAAAGAAATGAGTTTTATTAATCAAGTAAAACAATCGCCTTATTATAAGATGATTCCGTTAGAAATAAGAAATTTAAAATCGTCTTTGGTCTTAGATTTATTAGATGAAGGTAAACGTCAAGGTCTAATTAAAAATTTAGATAATTCTATTTTAGCTGCACTATTAAGTGCTTTTTTAACCGAAACAGTAAAATTAATAGATTCCAAAACCTTACAATTAAATGAAGCAGAAACTAATACTATGTTTTTATTGGCTTGGGATGCTATAAAAAATTAA
- a CDS encoding fumarylacetoacetate hydrolase family protein codes for MKVLAIGKNYVLNTEDLKSVSKNGKQLIFSKPESSLVKDNKDVEFPAFTENLVYEVELVVEIGKTGKNITEADAASYISGIAIGIDYTAKDVLNDVREGKGPWDLAKGFDGAAPISPVKAISNFSDLTNINFDLKINGDTVQEGNTGLIIYNFEEIIAFVSKYFTLQPGDLIFTGTPAYGTGQIHKGDHLQASIEGELLLDFKMV; via the coding sequence ATGAAAGTACTAGCCATTGGTAAAAATTACGTTCTTAACACAGAAGATTTAAAGAGCGTTTCAAAAAATGGAAAACAACTTATCTTTTCTAAACCAGAATCAAGTTTAGTAAAAGATAATAAAGATGTTGAGTTTCCTGCATTTACAGAAAACTTAGTTTACGAAGTAGAACTAGTTGTAGAGATTGGTAAAACAGGTAAAAACATTACAGAAGCAGATGCTGCATCTTACATTTCTGGTATTGCTATTGGTATAGATTATACAGCTAAAGACGTTTTAAACGATGTAAGAGAAGGTAAAGGCCCTTGGGATTTAGCCAAAGGATTTGATGGAGCTGCACCAATTTCTCCTGTAAAAGCTATATCTAATTTTTCCGATCTAACCAATATTAATTTCGATTTAAAAATTAATGGAGACACTGTACAGGAAGGAAATACCGGATTAATCATCTATAATTTTGAAGAAATTATAGCTTTTGTTTCTAAATATTTTACATTACAACCAGGCGATTTAATATTTACAGGAACTCCTGCATATGGTACTGGTCAAATTCATAAAGGCGATCATTTACAAGCTTCTATTGAAGGAGAATTATTATTAGATTTTAAAATGGTTTAA
- a CDS encoding DUF2130 domain-containing protein — MKQESQIKCPNCGTTIDVQDILSHQLEDEIKQKYQAQLAQEKKRYDVSQEQLNKERAAFEEKKKKENELFQNRLESALKEEKRQIEIKIKHKITEEQSEQFKALQNELNEKSEQVKELNRSRAEIEKLKREKGELKAQAEAEAQKQLNETLLAEKEKIRKIEEDKNELRFKEMQMQLEAQKKLTEEMKRKQEQGSMQLQGEAQELAIEEWLAAKFPLDTIEEIKKGARGGDCIQIVHTRTDQNCGSIYYESKRTKDFQPSWIEKFKADIRDRGVNIGVLVTEVMPSDMDRLGLRDGIWICNYDEFKGLCAVLRESIIQLNRAIVAQDNKGDKMDLLYDYLTSTTFRMQIEAIVEGFTQMKSDLESEKRSMQRIWKQREKQIEKVVTNTIDMYGSIKGIAGNAVQSVKALELPGDDDSTLLDL; from the coding sequence ATGAAGCAAGAATCACAAATTAAATGTCCCAATTGTGGTACGACTATCGATGTACAAGATATATTATCGCATCAATTAGAAGATGAAATCAAACAAAAGTATCAAGCACAGTTAGCTCAAGAAAAAAAGCGTTACGATGTAAGTCAAGAGCAATTAAATAAAGAGCGTGCAGCATTTGAAGAGAAAAAGAAAAAAGAAAATGAATTATTTCAAAATCGTCTAGAATCTGCTTTAAAAGAAGAAAAGCGTCAGATAGAAATTAAAATAAAACATAAAATTACCGAAGAACAATCAGAACAATTCAAAGCATTACAAAACGAATTAAATGAAAAGTCTGAACAGGTAAAAGAATTAAATCGTTCTCGTGCAGAAATTGAAAAATTAAAGCGTGAAAAAGGCGAATTAAAAGCACAAGCCGAAGCCGAAGCTCAAAAACAACTAAATGAAACGTTGTTAGCCGAAAAAGAAAAAATTAGGAAGATAGAAGAAGATAAAAACGAATTGCGTTTTAAAGAGATGCAAATGCAACTTGAAGCTCAAAAAAAGCTTACCGAAGAAATGAAACGTAAGCAGGAGCAAGGGTCTATGCAATTGCAAGGTGAAGCACAAGAATTAGCAATAGAAGAGTGGTTGGCAGCCAAATTTCCATTAGATACTATTGAAGAAATAAAAAAAGGAGCTCGTGGAGGCGATTGTATTCAAATTGTGCATACTAGAACAGATCAAAACTGTGGCTCTATTTATTATGAAAGTAAGCGTACAAAAGATTTTCAACCCAGTTGGATCGAAAAATTTAAAGCCGATATTCGTGATCGTGGAGTAAATATAGGTGTATTAGTAACCGAAGTGATGCCATCAGATATGGATCGTTTAGGGTTACGAGATGGAATTTGGATATGTAATTACGACGAATTTAAAGGCCTTTGCGCAGTATTACGTGAATCTATAATTCAGTTAAATCGCGCTATTGTTGCTCAGGATAATAAAGGCGATAAAATGGATTTGCTTTACGATTATCTAACCAGTACAACGTTTAGAATGCAAATAGAAGCTATTGTAGAAGGGTTTACACAAATGAAATCTGATCTTGAAAGCGAAAAAAGATCTATGCAACGCATATGGAAACAACGTGAAAAGCAAATAGAAAAGGTAGTAACTAATACCATAGATATGTATGGTTCTATAAAAGGTATTGCAGGTAATGCAGTACAATCTGTTAAAGCTCTAGAGCTTCCAGGTGACGATGATTCTACTCTATTAGATTTATAA
- a CDS encoding universal stress protein, whose translation MKRILLPTDFSENAWNAIVYAVALYQDLDCIFYVFNVYNQPVSGPYTGITSAKARAAIQQAQVENSKKGLENVLSKINSTFKNPKHTFTSVSKYELFDVAVQEVVKTLQIDCIIMGTNGASTLKEMTLGSKTASLIGVVNCPIIAVPKRKNYRRIKEIGLSTDYDIPFSDYGLDPLLRLAALNQSKISVLHIRDRDKQLTSKQVAAQESLKSILKPYSSDFFTLTDIGIATGVHAFSESRKLDLLCVIAKEQDFLKRILNQSHSKSISNHSQIPLLILNIKNFS comes from the coding sequence ATGAAACGTATTCTTTTACCCACAGATTTTTCTGAAAATGCATGGAATGCAATTGTGTATGCAGTTGCTTTATATCAAGATTTAGATTGTATTTTTTATGTGTTTAACGTATATAATCAGCCAGTTTCAGGTCCATATACAGGTATTACTTCGGCTAAAGCTAGAGCGGCTATTCAGCAGGCTCAAGTAGAAAATAGTAAAAAGGGATTAGAAAATGTGTTAAGTAAAATTAATTCTACTTTTAAAAACCCGAAACATACTTTTACAAGTGTATCTAAATATGAGTTGTTTGACGTCGCTGTACAAGAGGTTGTAAAAACGTTGCAAATAGATTGTATAATTATGGGTACAAATGGGGCTAGTACATTAAAAGAAATGACTTTAGGGAGTAAAACAGCATCATTAATTGGAGTTGTAAATTGTCCGATTATAGCTGTTCCAAAACGTAAAAATTATAGAAGAATAAAAGAAATTGGTTTATCAACAGATTACGATATACCATTTTCAGATTATGGTCTAGATCCGCTTTTAAGATTGGCAGCTTTAAATCAGTCAAAAATATCGGTATTACATATTAGAGATCGGGATAAGCAATTAACATCAAAACAAGTAGCAGCACAAGAAAGTTTAAAATCCATTTTAAAGCCCTATTCTTCAGATTTTTTTACATTAACAGATATAGGTATAGCTACCGGTGTGCATGCTTTTTCAGAGAGTAGAAAATTAGATTTGTTGTGTGTAATTGCTAAAGAACAAGATTTTTTAAAGCGTATTTTAAATCAATCGCATAGTAAATCTATAAGCAATCATTCTCAGATACCATTACTCATTTTAAATATCAAAAATTTTAGTTAG
- a CDS encoding universal stress protein, with product MKNILLPTDFSENAWNAIEYALQLFKEETCNFYIIHSFDQPDSSSYMGVTSAMAKESIYNAQVEFSKQGLRDVLAKVKSTYPNPNHTYKCVSIYKQFKDAVKKVVVDYKIDCIVMGTKGASAIKEITVGSNTAGLIGVVNCPIIAIPKHTQFKGIKEIGISTDYDIEFTEKGLQPLMELAKSNASLISVFHIMDRVKKLTTQQEEKSEILRKLLSNFSANYFTLTDIGVITGVRAFVQSRNLDLLCVIAREQDFLKRILNQSYSKTISSKSNVPLLILNVKNF from the coding sequence ATGAAAAACATACTTTTACCTACAGATTTTTCTGAAAATGCTTGGAATGCAATAGAGTATGCATTACAACTTTTTAAAGAAGAAACATGTAATTTTTATATTATTCACTCTTTCGATCAGCCAGATTCTAGTTCGTATATGGGAGTAACTTCGGCTATGGCAAAAGAATCTATTTATAATGCACAAGTAGAATTTAGTAAACAGGGCTTACGCGATGTTTTGGCAAAAGTTAAAAGTACGTATCCAAATCCTAATCACACCTATAAATGTGTGTCTATTTATAAACAGTTTAAAGATGCTGTTAAAAAAGTAGTTGTAGATTATAAGATTGATTGCATTGTAATGGGTACCAAAGGCGCTAGTGCTATTAAAGAAATTACAGTTGGGAGTAATACCGCTGGATTAATTGGTGTTGTGAATTGTCCAATTATTGCAATTCCTAAACATACACAATTTAAAGGCATAAAGGAAATAGGTATTTCTACAGATTACGATATTGAATTTACAGAAAAAGGCTTACAACCGCTTATGGAACTAGCCAAAAGTAATGCGTCTTTAATTTCTGTATTCCATATTATGGATCGGGTTAAAAAGTTAACCACTCAGCAAGAAGAAAAATCGGAAATCCTTAGAAAACTTTTAAGCAATTTTTCTGCTAACTATTTTACGCTAACCGATATTGGTGTTATTACAGGTGTTCGCGCCTTTGTACAAAGTAGAAATTTAGATTTATTATGTGTTATTGCAAGAGAGCAAGATTTCTTAAAACGTATTTTAAACCAATCATATAGTAAAACAATTAGCAGTAAATCTAATGTGCCATTATTAATATTAAATGTTAAAAATTTTTAA